One part of the Salinivirga cyanobacteriivorans genome encodes these proteins:
- a CDS encoding M16 family metallopeptidase: MNLVKSTFFTHQFKNGVRLIHLPSTSSVAHCGVVINTGTRDELPNEHGMAHLLEHMAFKGTKNRKAFHIIGRIEDVGGEIDAYTTKELTCFYTSFLNRHYKRTFELLADITFNAVYPERELEKEKNVVLEEIQMYNDSPSELIFDDFEEALFSHHPIGRNILGTPESVKAISREDIRNFRSRMYNTDQMVICSVGNIKPEQLVKWGEYYFESQPESIREMRRTAVGGSKLFSTTVDKDTNQAHCITGIEAYHHAHQKRYTLRLIANMLAGPAMNTRLNRDMRENKGLVYHVEAFYAAYSDSGLLGIYFGTDKAKVDRSLAAIARAFKKLREHKPGTLQMSRARNQLMGQIAIASENSSNRMLAMGKNMLFFNTSNTTREIIDRIDRITADDVWEVSNELLHPDKFSTLIYK; this comes from the coding sequence ATGAATTTAGTTAAATCCACCTTCTTTACGCACCAGTTTAAAAATGGCGTAAGACTTATTCACTTACCGTCGACCTCTTCTGTTGCGCATTGCGGTGTGGTGATTAATACAGGAACCCGCGATGAACTTCCTAATGAGCATGGAATGGCCCATTTGCTGGAGCATATGGCATTTAAGGGTACAAAAAACCGCAAGGCCTTCCACATCATAGGCAGAATTGAGGATGTCGGTGGTGAGATTGATGCTTATACCACCAAGGAGTTGACCTGTTTTTATACCTCTTTTCTTAATCGTCATTATAAGCGCACCTTCGAGCTTTTGGCCGATATTACGTTTAATGCTGTGTATCCTGAGCGGGAGCTTGAGAAAGAGAAAAATGTTGTGCTAGAAGAAATTCAAATGTATAACGATAGTCCTTCAGAGCTTATTTTTGATGATTTTGAAGAGGCGCTTTTCTCACATCACCCGATAGGTAGAAATATCCTTGGGACTCCTGAATCTGTTAAGGCTATAAGCCGGGAAGACATCAGAAATTTCAGAAGCCGGATGTACAATACCGACCAAATGGTGATTTGTTCGGTAGGCAACATTAAACCGGAGCAACTTGTAAAATGGGGTGAATACTATTTTGAATCGCAACCCGAATCTATCAGAGAAATGCGGCGAACTGCAGTAGGAGGGAGCAAGCTTTTTAGTACAACAGTTGATAAAGATACTAACCAGGCACACTGTATCACGGGTATTGAAGCATATCACCATGCACATCAAAAGCGTTATACGCTGCGGTTAATTGCCAATATGCTTGCCGGTCCGGCTATGAATACCAGGCTAAATAGAGATATGCGCGAGAACAAAGGCCTTGTTTACCATGTGGAAGCTTTTTATGCGGCTTATTCTGACTCGGGTTTACTGGGCATTTATTTCGGTACCGATAAAGCTAAAGTAGACCGTTCGCTGGCTGCCATCGCGCGTGCTTTTAAGAAACTCAGGGAACACAAACCCGGAACTTTACAAATGTCGAGGGCCCGGAATCAATTAATGGGACAAATTGCAATAGCGTCGGAGAATTCGAGTAACAGAATGCTGGCAATGGGGAAAAACATGCTGTTTTTTAATACCTCCAACACAACCAGGGAAATTATTGACCGCATCGATCGGATAACTGCTGATGATGTATGGGAAGTAAGTAATGAATTATTGCATCCCGATAAATTTTCCACTTTAATTTACAAGTGA
- a CDS encoding dihydroorotate dehydrogenase-like protein, with the protein MANLETIYLGLKLKNPIVAASSEMTGSVEDIQKLEKAGAGAVVLKSLFEEEIQMEMEQMKQQMTGKPYVYPETMDYMDEPVEEDQVRKYLRLIKEAKSAVNIPIIASINCVSSQKWTYLASEIEKAGADAIELNMFILPTDFSRSSVDNEKIYHDVVNQVSSEIDIPVAAKVSYYFSDLGPALRRLSETRISGLTLFNRFFAPDIDIDDMKVTNGHVLSSPSDIHLSLRWVAIMANRVECDIAATTGVHSGRDVIKQLLAGADVVQVASVLYRNGATYIAEMLQEVESWMDKHKYATVEDFRGRLAQEKSTNPAAWERAQFMRHFSHFVRHK; encoded by the coding sequence ATGGCAAATCTTGAAACCATTTACCTTGGACTTAAACTAAAGAATCCGATTGTTGCTGCAAGCTCAGAAATGACGGGCAGTGTAGAAGATATACAGAAACTTGAAAAAGCCGGAGCCGGAGCCGTTGTTTTGAAATCTCTTTTCGAAGAGGAGATTCAGATGGAGATGGAGCAGATGAAGCAACAGATGACCGGAAAACCTTACGTCTACCCGGAAACCATGGATTACATGGATGAGCCGGTGGAAGAAGATCAGGTACGGAAGTATTTGCGGTTGATTAAAGAAGCGAAATCAGCTGTTAATATTCCGATTATTGCCAGTATCAACTGTGTTTCATCACAAAAGTGGACTTATTTAGCTTCCGAAATCGAAAAGGCAGGTGCTGATGCTATTGAGCTTAATATGTTCATTTTACCAACAGATTTTTCACGTTCATCAGTAGATAATGAGAAAATTTATCATGATGTGGTGAATCAGGTGAGTTCGGAAATTGATATTCCCGTAGCTGCAAAGGTAAGCTATTACTTTTCTGATTTGGGCCCGGCTTTGCGCAGGCTTTCGGAGACACGTATCAGCGGATTAACACTTTTTAACCGTTTCTTTGCACCCGATATTGATATTGACGACATGAAAGTTACCAACGGGCACGTTTTAAGCAGCCCTTCGGATATACATTTATCGTTGAGATGGGTGGCTATTATGGCTAATCGTGTGGAGTGTGATATTGCTGCTACGACAGGAGTGCATTCGGGACGCGACGTGATAAAACAACTGCTTGCAGGCGCTGATGTGGTTCAGGTAGCCTCTGTGCTTTACCGCAACGGAGCCACTTACATTGCTGAAATGCTTCAGGAAGTTGAATCCTGGATGGACAAGCATAAGTATGCTACCGTCGAAGATTTCAGGGGGCGGCTTGCGCAGGAGAAAAGCACCAACCCTGCAGCCTGGGAACGTGCACAATTTATGCGTCACTTCAGCCATTTTGTTCGACACAAATAA